The Solibacillus daqui genome has a segment encoding these proteins:
- a CDS encoding TIGR04104 family putative zinc finger protein: MQKCEKCNAHFSWSEISKTCWRNYKPIKCNECDTTHKITAPSRLIFVSFTILPMLILAYSLPPYSNGLLILGIALFHFIIGSLLAPFFVTYKKSL, encoded by the coding sequence ATGCAAAAGTGTGAGAAATGCAATGCACATTTCAGTTGGAGTGAAATCTCTAAAACCTGTTGGCGGAATTATAAACCGATTAAATGTAACGAATGCGATACAACACATAAGATAACAGCCCCAAGCAGATTAATTTTTGTCTCTTTTACTATTCTTCCAATGCTCATCTTAGCTTATTCCCTGCCCCCTTATAGCAATGGTCTTTTGATACTTGGCATAGCTCTTTTTCATTTTATAATTGGTTCTTTGTTGGCCCCTTTTTTTGTTACTTATAAGAAGTCTTTGTGA
- a CDS encoding NUDIX domain-containing protein encodes MKTFGIRNYNLNYWKRTGSYAVIQNDQQQFLCVEDLNGYLFLVGGGIDEDESPQSALLRESIEETGHKIQIVEFIGKAERHWVSKKYPNDSQHNIGLLFLCELLEKIAEPIEKEPMRWVDFNDLEEHLFHEHHLYLIKQYLNIL; translated from the coding sequence ATGAAAACTTTTGGAATACGTAATTATAACTTGAATTATTGGAAAAGAACTGGATCCTATGCTGTTATTCAAAATGACCAACAACAATTTTTGTGTGTTGAAGATTTGAACGGATATTTGTTTTTAGTTGGTGGGGGTATTGATGAAGATGAATCTCCTCAATCTGCGTTGTTAAGAGAGAGCATTGAGGAAACAGGTCATAAAATTCAAATCGTTGAGTTTATTGGAAAGGCTGAAAGACATTGGGTTTCTAAAAAATATCCCAATGACTCTCAACATAATATCGGATTATTATTCTTGTGTGAACTATTAGAAAAAATTGCAGAACCAATCGAAAAAGAACCTATGCGTTGGGTGGATTTTAATGATTTAGAAGAGCATCTTTTCCACGAACATCATTTATACTTAATAAAACAGTACTTAAATATTTTATAA
- a CDS encoding SMI1/KNR4 family protein produces the protein MEQKLIDQLNEWHEVDEHQRIIDSLSQIPDEERDYESISLLARAYNNLGLYKEALYQFDKISEAGKQDSLWHYRVGFALYHLKRYEEAAQAFNRSDQLEPGVKSTEYFLRTSTHKAKKQKNEEHRLAKKQAYFELGGSAAKESPFSDMFLTDFWEDSGYARTSYQSEPPTDELIASIEKELCYKLPSSYIHLMKHQNGGVPKNTYFPTQEPTSWAEDHIAITGIMGIGREKSYSLGGDLGSPFMIEEWGYPDIGVVICDCPSAGHDVVMLDYRACGKAGEPEVVHVDQEDDYEITFLADNFEEFIKGLVSEEQYDTSEEDKEEALDKVAHGKFSPLLEELCTPVTEVEQVEQKIRSICTRIVEKKGHFSFHADELSYVMYDVQFWLYTKSYPDTSRDQYAAAYQNIIAFGGEFGQGGYGPSFITDWLDHRIEEGRIVQNHGTIRFTNAFAKEVINKLNEG, from the coding sequence ATGGAACAAAAGCTTATTGATCAATTGAACGAGTGGCATGAAGTAGACGAACATCAGCGAATTATCGATTCGCTTTCACAAATTCCTGATGAAGAACGAGACTATGAATCAATCAGCCTTTTGGCCCGAGCCTATAACAATTTGGGGCTTTACAAAGAAGCGCTCTATCAATTTGATAAAATTTCTGAGGCTGGCAAACAAGACTCTCTATGGCATTATCGGGTAGGCTTTGCTCTTTATCATTTAAAGCGATATGAGGAAGCAGCTCAAGCCTTCAACAGGTCTGATCAATTAGAGCCTGGTGTTAAAAGTACCGAGTACTTTTTAAGAACGAGTACTCATAAAGCGAAGAAGCAGAAAAATGAAGAACACCGGCTTGCCAAGAAGCAAGCTTACTTCGAGCTTGGCGGTTCCGCAGCAAAGGAGAGTCCTTTTTCAGATATGTTTCTAACTGATTTCTGGGAGGACAGCGGGTATGCTAGAACATCCTATCAATCTGAGCCACCGACGGATGAACTAATCGCTTCTATAGAAAAAGAGCTTTGTTATAAGCTCCCCTCCTCTTATATTCATCTAATGAAGCATCAGAATGGCGGGGTGCCGAAGAACACCTACTTTCCAACACAGGAACCAACTTCCTGGGCAGAGGATCATATTGCTATTACAGGGATTATGGGAATTGGTCGCGAGAAAAGCTATTCGCTGGGCGGAGATCTGGGCAGTCCATTTATGATTGAGGAATGGGGATATCCTGATATTGGCGTGGTGATCTGTGATTGTCCTTCAGCCGGTCATGATGTCGTTATGTTAGACTACCGAGCATGCGGTAAAGCTGGTGAACCTGAAGTCGTTCATGTCGATCAAGAAGATGATTATGAGATTACCTTCCTTGCCGATAATTTTGAAGAGTTTATAAAAGGCTTAGTGAGCGAAGAACAATATGATACTTCTGAAGAAGACAAAGAAGAAGCCTTGGATAAAGTTGCGCACGGTAAATTTTCTCCCCTGCTGGAGGAGCTGTGCACACCAGTAACCGAAGTGGAACAGGTTGAACAGAAAATCCGCAGTATATGTACACGGATTGTTGAAAAAAAAGGTCATTTTTCTTTTCATGCAGATGAATTATCGTATGTCATGTATGATGTGCAGTTTTGGTTATATACGAAGTCGTATCCGGACACCAGTCGTGATCAATATGCGGCAGCATATCAAAACATAATCGCTTTTGGCGGAGAATTCGGTCAAGGCGGATATGGCCCTTCTTTTATTACAGATTGGCTTGATCATCGCATCGAGGAAGGACGTATCGTACAGAATCACGGGACTATTCGCTTTACCAATGCGTTTGCGAAGGAAGTAATTAATAAGTTAAATGAAGGCTAA
- a CDS encoding thiol-activated cytolysin family protein → MKLLVSLSVCFCIINYPIISFAETLDNPLGSETSKPNDIDTGIANLNYNNSEVLAVKGDKINSFVPKEGINSNDKFIVVERNKKSLTTSPVDISIIDSMVNRTYPGALQLANQAFVDNQPSLLIAKRKPLNISIDLPGMKRENTMTVGNPTYGNVSGAVDELVSTWSEKYSTTHTLPARLQYSESMVYSKSQIASTLNVNANVLDNSLGIDFNAIANGEKKVMVAAYKQIFYTVSAELPNNPSDLFDDSVHFEELTRKGVSNDAPPVMVSNVAYGRTIYVKLETSSKSKDVQAAFKALLKDINTNVETSGQYKDIFEESSFTAVVLGGDSQAHNQVVSKDFNDIRKIIKDNAEFSLKNPAYPISYTSVFLKDNSIAAIHNNTDYIETTATEYSKGSIILDHYGAYVAQFEVAWDEFSYDENGKEVLSHKTWDGSWKDKTAHFSTVIPLPPNSKNIRIYARECTGLAWDWWRTIIDEYNVPLSNEIKVSIGGTTLYPTGSIY, encoded by the coding sequence ATGAAATTATTAGTAAGTTTATCTGTTTGTTTTTGCATTATAAATTATCCGATTATTTCCTTTGCTGAAACACTTGATAATCCTTTAGGTAGTGAAACAAGTAAACCTAATGACATTGATACTGGTATAGCAAACTTAAACTACAATAACAGCGAAGTTTTAGCAGTGAAAGGTGATAAGATTAATAGTTTTGTTCCAAAAGAAGGTATAAACTCAAATGATAAATTTATAGTAGTTGAACGTAACAAAAAATCACTTACAACTTCACCAGTAGATATTTCAATTATTGATTCTATGGTGAATCGTACCTATCCAGGAGCATTACAACTTGCAAACCAAGCTTTTGTAGACAATCAACCAAGTTTATTGATTGCCAAAAGAAAACCGTTAAATATTAGCATAGATTTACCTGGCATGAAAAGAGAAAATACTATGACTGTGGGTAATCCAACATATGGTAATGTATCTGGGGCAGTAGATGAGTTAGTATCTACTTGGAGTGAAAAATATTCAACAACGCATACTTTACCTGCAAGATTACAATATTCAGAATCTATGGTTTATAGCAAATCTCAAATAGCAAGCACTTTGAATGTTAACGCCAATGTTCTCGACAATTCACTGGGGATTGATTTTAATGCGATTGCAAATGGAGAGAAAAAAGTGATGGTTGCGGCGTATAAACAAATATTTTATACGGTCAGTGCAGAACTACCTAACAATCCATCAGACCTATTTGATGACAGTGTTCATTTTGAAGAGTTAACTCGTAAAGGGGTAAGTAATGATGCCCCTCCCGTTATGGTGTCAAATGTAGCTTATGGCAGAACAATTTATGTGAAATTAGAAACAAGCTCTAAAAGCAAGGATGTACAAGCTGCTTTTAAAGCATTACTGAAGGATATCAATACTAATGTAGAAACTAGTGGACAGTACAAAGATATTTTTGAAGAAAGTTCCTTTACTGCTGTAGTATTAGGTGGAGATTCACAAGCGCATAACCAGGTTGTCTCTAAAGACTTTAATGATATTAGAAAAATAATTAAAGATAATGCAGAATTTAGTCTCAAAAATCCAGCATACCCAATATCATATACAAGTGTTTTCTTAAAGGATAATTCGATTGCTGCTATTCATAACAATACAGATTATATCGAGACGACAGCTACAGAATATTCTAAAGGCAGTATCATCCTTGATCATTATGGTGCATATGTTGCTCAATTTGAAGTAGCCTGGGATGAATTTTCATATGATGAGAATGGAAAAGAAGTACTATCCCATAAAACTTGGGATGGAAGCTGGAAAGACAAAACAGCTCATTTCTCTACAGTAATACCACTACCGCCTAATTCAAAAAATATTAGAATTTATGCAAGAGAATGTACAGGTCTTGCATGGGATTGGTGGAGAACAATTATTGATGAATACAATGTTCCATTATCTAATGAAATAAAAGTTTCGATTGGCGGAACTACATTATACCCAACAGGTAGTATTTATTAG
- a CDS encoding GNAT family N-acetyltransferase encodes MNQHKMKITQYNSKYAEQTVDMWRDSKERAIGQKEIHSFENHVYSLDQILPEQFQIDLALIDEKVVGVIAYNEREISQLYIHVDYQGIGIGQKLLDKVKAQSSGRLTLYTFEVNENAQRFYEKHGFEVIGRGHENEENLPDIQYEWISQ; translated from the coding sequence GTGAACCAACACAAAATGAAAATAACTCAGTATAACTCCAAATACGCTGAACAAACAGTGGATATGTGGCGAGATAGTAAGGAACGGGCTATTGGTCAAAAAGAAATTCACAGTTTTGAAAATCACGTTTACTCTTTAGATCAAATATTACCTGAACAGTTTCAAATAGATTTAGCGTTAATTGATGAAAAGGTAGTTGGAGTAATTGCATATAATGAACGGGAAATAAGCCAACTATATATTCATGTAGATTATCAAGGAATCGGAATAGGTCAAAAATTACTAGATAAAGTTAAAGCACAATCAAGTGGAAGATTAACATTGTACACATTTGAAGTAAATGAAAATGCACAACGATTTTATGAAAAACATGGATTTGAAGTTATAGGTAGAGGTCATGAAAATGAAGAAAATTTACCTGATATTCAATATGAATGGATATCCCAATAA
- a CDS encoding GrpB family protein: MRKPIVNLSDYNVNWEKEIEYEKKRIVDVIGDKVVGIEHIGSTSIKELEAKPIIDIIVGVQDLDEVSNFVIPLSEIEYEYVHKPDFKDRRFFRKGLWGQGTCHLHICEINSSEWIEKLLFRDYLRLHPHVAKEYASLKKELASKYKFDRPTYTKKKEPFIKTIIEIAMKEKYSG, translated from the coding sequence ATGAGGAAACCAATTGTTAATCTTAGTGATTATAACGTTAATTGGGAAAAAGAAATTGAATATGAGAAAAAAAGAATTGTTGATGTTATAGGTGATAAAGTTGTTGGAATTGAACATATTGGAAGCACTTCTATAAAGGAATTAGAAGCGAAACCAATAATTGATATTATTGTTGGGGTACAAGATTTAGATGAAGTATCCAACTTTGTTATTCCTCTTAGTGAAATTGAATATGAATATGTTCATAAACCTGATTTTAAAGATAGAAGGTTTTTTAGGAAGGGATTATGGGGTCAAGGTACTTGTCATCTGCATATCTGTGAAATTAATAGTAGTGAGTGGATTGAAAAATTATTGTTCCGAGATTATCTTAGGTTACACCCCCATGTAGCTAAAGAGTATGCTTCATTAAAAAAAGAACTTGCTTCTAAATATAAGTTCGATAGACCAACATATACAAAGAAGAAAGAACCGTTTATTAAAACTATTATCGAAATAGCTATGAAGGAAAAGTACAGTGGATAA
- a CDS encoding cysteine hydrolase family protein gives MNQALLVIDAQQELIDGNEKEKAVFNQSTLLDNINSVIKKAMLSNSLVVFIRDKDVAEGSGEGFEVHQDIDIPAKATIFDKEATNSFYGTPLLKFLQDNQIKHLVVMGCKTEHCIDTAVRMATVSGFDVTLVEDGHSTTDSQSLTAEQIINHHNEILHGHYNVDNFSVVRKAAENLFQPTHNEYR, from the coding sequence TTGAACCAGGCTTTATTAGTAATCGATGCACAACAAGAATTGATTGATGGTAACGAAAAAGAAAAAGCCGTTTTTAACCAGTCTACTCTGCTAGATAATATTAATTCAGTGATAAAAAAGGCAATGCTTTCAAATAGTTTAGTCGTTTTCATAAGAGACAAAGATGTTGCTGAAGGAAGTGGTGAGGGTTTCGAGGTTCATCAGGATATTGATATTCCAGCAAAGGCAACGATATTTGATAAAGAGGCGACGAATTCTTTTTACGGGACGCCATTATTGAAATTTTTACAAGATAACCAGATTAAGCATCTTGTTGTGATGGGATGCAAGACAGAGCATTGTATTGATACAGCAGTTAGAATGGCAACCGTAAGTGGTTTTGATGTCACGCTTGTGGAGGATGGTCATTCAACGACGGATTCTCAATCTTTAACAGCCGAGCAGATTATTAATCATCATAATGAAATCCTTCATGGGCATTATAATGTTGATAATTTTTCAGTGGTTAGAAAAGCTGCCGAGAATTTATTTCAACCTACTCATAATGAGTATCGCTAG
- a CDS encoding GNAT family protein encodes MGTRVSYPVNEGVYRDKHLFRGKYYDHYSFSLLKRDWNQIKG; translated from the coding sequence ATGGGAACAAGAGTCAGTTATCCAGTAAATGAAGGGGTTTACAGAGATAAGCATTTATTTAGGGGTAAGTATTATGACCACTACTCTTTTTCTTTGTTAAAAAGAGATTGGAATCAAATCAAAGGGTAA